One genomic region from Streptomyces venezuelae encodes:
- a CDS encoding MIP/aquaporin family protein, translated as MSSSDIFLGETIGTAVLILLGGGVCAAVTLKSSKARNAGWLAITFGWGFAVMTAVYMTASLSGAHLNPAVTVGIAIKDGDWGNVPVYVAGQMLGAMIGAALVWVTYYGQFQAHLRDPETVGEKPIEGPGPVLGIFSTGPEIRNTWQNLATEIIGTVVLVLAVLTQGLNDSGKGLGVIGALITAFVVVSIGLSLGGPTGYAINPARDLGPRIVHALLPLPNKGGSDWSYSWIPVAGPLIGGAIAAGIYNIAFA; from the coding sequence GTGTCCAGCTCCGACATCTTCCTCGGCGAGACCATCGGTACCGCCGTACTCATCCTGCTCGGCGGCGGTGTCTGTGCCGCCGTCACGCTCAAGAGCTCCAAGGCCCGCAACGCGGGCTGGCTCGCGATCACCTTCGGGTGGGGCTTCGCCGTCATGACGGCCGTCTACATGACGGCTTCCCTCTCCGGCGCCCACCTGAACCCCGCCGTCACGGTCGGAATCGCGATCAAGGACGGCGACTGGGGCAACGTCCCGGTCTACGTCGCCGGCCAGATGCTCGGCGCGATGATCGGCGCCGCACTGGTCTGGGTGACCTACTACGGACAGTTCCAGGCCCACCTCAGGGACCCGGAGACCGTCGGCGAGAAGCCGATCGAGGGCCCCGGCCCGGTGCTCGGCATCTTCTCCACCGGCCCCGAGATCCGGAACACCTGGCAGAACCTGGCCACCGAGATCATCGGCACCGTCGTGCTGGTCCTGGCCGTGCTCACCCAGGGCCTCAACGACAGCGGCAAGGGCCTCGGCGTCATAGGGGCGCTCATCACCGCCTTCGTCGTCGTCTCCATCGGCCTCTCGCTCGGCGGCCCGACCGGCTACGCCATCAACCCGGCCCGTGACCTCGGCCCGCGCATCGTGCACGCCCTGCTCCCGCTGCCGAACAAGGGCGGCTCCGACTGGAGCTACTCCTGGATCCCGGTCGCCGGTCCGCTGATCGGTGGCGCCATCGCCGCGGGTATCTACAACATCGCGTTCGCCTGA
- a CDS encoding LLM class flavin-dependent oxidoreductase, producing MKFQVLSIVPHSPHPLTGELLSAADRLAQVVALGETAERLGFDAYAVGERHAGPFLSSAPTVLLAALAARTGRIRLLTGVTVVAVLDPVRVAEDYATLDQLSRGRLELVVGKGAEAGHFDLFGLDEERQWDLQKEKYELLRRLWSEEGVDWAGEFRPPLKNVTTIPRPYAGPPRIWHGSATSLNSPELAAKHGDPLFTANAVQPREAYARLIAHYREKFEEYGHDPAHARVAAGSGGLLIADTAEQAVARYRDLYEAKVRQSFRPHLEGKAGYNTPFRTIEDAIAGGPQLIGSPQQIIDKILGYHEHYGHDLQSVTVDAFGQSTAEQTETLQRFAEEIAPVVRREAPSTLWEE from the coding sequence ATGAAATTCCAGGTCCTCTCGATCGTCCCCCATTCCCCGCACCCGCTCACCGGCGAACTGCTGTCCGCAGCCGACCGGTTGGCGCAGGTCGTCGCCCTCGGCGAGACCGCCGAGCGCCTCGGATTCGACGCGTACGCCGTCGGCGAGCGGCACGCGGGCCCGTTCCTCTCCTCCGCCCCGACCGTGCTGCTCGCCGCGCTGGCGGCCCGTACCGGCCGGATCCGGCTCCTCACCGGCGTCACCGTCGTCGCGGTCCTCGACCCCGTCCGGGTCGCCGAGGACTACGCCACCCTCGACCAGCTCTCCAGGGGCCGGCTCGAACTCGTGGTCGGCAAGGGCGCGGAGGCGGGTCACTTCGACCTCTTCGGCCTGGACGAGGAGCGGCAGTGGGACCTCCAGAAGGAGAAGTACGAGCTGCTCCGCCGCCTCTGGTCGGAGGAGGGCGTCGACTGGGCGGGCGAGTTCCGGCCGCCGCTGAAGAACGTCACCACCATTCCCCGCCCGTACGCCGGTCCGCCGCGGATCTGGCACGGCTCGGCGACCAGCCTCAACTCCCCCGAGCTCGCGGCGAAGCACGGCGATCCCCTCTTCACCGCCAACGCGGTCCAGCCGAGGGAGGCGTACGCGCGGCTCATCGCCCACTACCGCGAGAAGTTCGAGGAGTACGGGCACGATCCGGCCCACGCGCGCGTGGCGGCCGGTTCGGGCGGGCTGCTCATCGCGGACACCGCCGAGCAGGCGGTCGCCCGCTACCGGGACCTGTACGAGGCGAAGGTGCGGCAGAGCTTCCGGCCGCACCTGGAGGGGAAGGCGGGCTACAACACCCCGTTCCGCACGATCGAGGACGCGATCGCGGGCGGGCCCCAGCTGATCGGTTCGCCGCAGCAGATCATCGACAAGATCCTCGGCTACCACGAGCACTACGGGCACGACCTCCAGTCCGTCACCGTCGACGCCTTCGGCCAGTCCACGGCCGAACAGACCGAGACGCTCCAGCGCTTCGCCGAGGAGATCGCGCCGGTCGTGCGGAGGGAGGCGCCGAGCACGCTCTGGGAGGAGTGA
- a CDS encoding glycerol-3-phosphate dehydrogenase/oxidase, protein MTTLQSVPALGTHPASGSLPSRAETREQLSKATYDLLVIGGGILGISTAWHAAQSGLRVALVDAGDFAGATSSASSKLLHGGLRYLQTGAVKLVAENHFERRAVSRQVAPHLANPLTFYLPVYKGGPHGAAKLGAGVFAYSALSAFGDGVGHLLSPAKAAQDVPELRTDNLKAVAVYGDDQMNDARMALMTVRAAVDAGATVLNHAEVTGLRFTRGRVTGAELKDRTSGDEFGVTARLVLNATGPWVDHLRKMEDPNAAPSIRLSKGAHLVLKRTSPWKAALATPIDKYRITFALPWEDMLLLGTTDEEYEGDPGQVEVTEKDTAQILDEAAFSIRDQQLSRDLITYAFAGLRVLPGGPGDTSKAKRETVVTEGRGGMLSVAGGKWTTFRHIGRTVMKKLEQLPGHPLGEDYESVSTLPKRLPLPGIANPNAVAHRLLVDGPAPGPRMSADTAKHLATHYGSLSFDIARMANENPELAERIHPDAPEIWAQVAYARDHEWAETADDVLRRRTTLTIRGLATDEIRAGVESMLRK, encoded by the coding sequence ATGACCACCCTGCAGAGCGTCCCTGCCCTTGGGACGCACCCGGCCTCCGGCTCCCTCCCGAGCCGGGCCGAGACCCGGGAACAGCTCTCCAAGGCGACGTACGACCTCCTGGTCATCGGCGGCGGCATCCTGGGCATCTCCACCGCCTGGCACGCCGCGCAGTCCGGTCTGCGGGTGGCCCTGGTGGACGCCGGCGACTTCGCCGGCGCCACCTCCTCCGCCTCCTCCAAGCTGCTCCACGGCGGTCTGCGCTACCTGCAGACCGGCGCGGTGAAGCTGGTCGCGGAGAACCACTTCGAGCGGCGTGCGGTCTCCCGTCAGGTGGCACCGCACCTCGCCAACCCCCTCACCTTCTACCTGCCCGTCTACAAGGGCGGCCCGCACGGCGCGGCCAAGCTCGGCGCCGGCGTCTTCGCCTACAGCGCCCTCTCGGCCTTCGGTGACGGCGTCGGGCACCTGCTCTCCCCCGCCAAGGCCGCGCAGGACGTGCCGGAGCTGCGGACGGACAACCTGAAGGCCGTGGCCGTCTACGGCGACGACCAGATGAACGACGCCCGCATGGCGCTGATGACGGTCCGCGCGGCGGTCGACGCCGGGGCCACCGTCCTGAACCACGCCGAGGTCACCGGGCTGCGCTTCACCCGGGGCCGGGTCACCGGCGCGGAGCTCAAGGACCGCACCAGCGGCGACGAGTTCGGCGTCACCGCCCGCCTCGTGCTCAACGCGACCGGCCCGTGGGTCGACCACCTGCGCAAGATGGAGGACCCGAACGCGGCCCCCTCCATCCGCCTCTCCAAGGGCGCGCACCTGGTCCTCAAGCGGACCTCGCCGTGGAAGGCCGCCCTGGCCACCCCGATCGACAAGTACCGCATCACCTTCGCCCTCCCCTGGGAGGACATGCTGCTCCTCGGCACGACCGACGAGGAGTACGAGGGCGACCCCGGCCAGGTCGAGGTCACCGAGAAGGACACCGCCCAGATCCTGGACGAGGCCGCCTTCTCCATCCGCGACCAGCAGCTCTCCCGCGATCTGATCACCTACGCCTTCGCCGGTCTGCGCGTGCTCCCGGGCGGTCCCGGCGACACCTCGAAGGCCAAGCGCGAGACGGTCGTCACCGAGGGCCGCGGCGGCATGCTGTCGGTGGCCGGCGGCAAGTGGACGACCTTCCGCCACATCGGCCGCACGGTGATGAAGAAGCTGGAGCAGCTCCCGGGCCACCCGCTGGGCGAGGACTACGAGTCGGTCTCGACGCTGCCGAAGCGGCTCCCGCTGCCCGGTATCGCCAACCCGAACGCGGTCGCGCACCGGCTGCTCGTCGACGGTCCCGCGCCCGGCCCGCGGATGTCCGCCGACACGGCCAAGCACCTGGCCACGCACTACGGCTCGCTCTCCTTCGACATCGCCCGCATGGCGAACGAGAACCCGGAGCTGGCCGAGCGCATCCACCCCGACGCGCCCGAGATCTGGGCGCAGGTCGCCTACGCCCGCGACCACGAGTGGGCCGAGACGGCGGACGACGTACTGCGCCGCCGTACGACGCTGACGATACGAGGCCTGGCGACGGACGAGATCCGCGCCGGCGTCGAGTCGATGCTGCGGAAGTAA
- a CDS encoding PAC2 family protein: MIELEGVPELIDPVMVAAFEGWNDAGDAASTAVAHLDREWKGEVFAALDAEDYYDFQVNRPTVFLDNGVRKITWPTTRLSVVRIGGDKPRDLVLVRGIEPSMRWRSFCNELLAFAHELGVEMVVILGALLGDTPHTRPVPVSGVTSDADLARTMDLEETRYEGPTGIVGILQEACTHAGVPAVSLWAAVPHYVSQPPNPKATLALLNRLEDLIGLRIPLGELPEDARAWQLGVDQLAAEDSEVAEYVQTLEEARDTAELPEASGEAIAREFERYLRRREPGTGPGGGPGVATEGGESPFLRDTGSGRTRPPKPERPEKPEKPTPGPGPDAGPGPDSGPGPDSAAGSGAGPDRADEGPADESPGESGDGDSQE; this comes from the coding sequence GTGATCGAGCTCGAGGGGGTACCCGAGCTGATCGACCCGGTCATGGTGGCCGCGTTCGAGGGCTGGAACGACGCCGGCGACGCAGCCTCCACCGCGGTCGCCCATCTGGACCGGGAATGGAAGGGCGAGGTGTTCGCGGCCCTCGACGCCGAGGACTACTACGACTTCCAGGTCAACCGTCCCACGGTCTTCCTGGACAACGGGGTCCGGAAGATCACTTGGCCGACGACCCGGCTCTCCGTGGTCCGGATCGGCGGCGACAAACCCCGTGACCTGGTGCTCGTGCGCGGGATCGAGCCCTCGATGCGCTGGCGCTCCTTCTGCAACGAGCTGCTCGCCTTCGCCCACGAGCTGGGCGTGGAGATGGTCGTGATCCTGGGCGCGCTGCTCGGGGACACGCCGCACACCCGGCCGGTCCCCGTCAGCGGGGTGACGTCCGATGCGGATCTGGCGCGGACGATGGACCTGGAGGAGACCCGCTACGAGGGCCCGACGGGCATCGTCGGCATCCTCCAGGAGGCGTGCACGCACGCGGGCGTGCCGGCGGTGAGCCTCTGGGCGGCGGTTCCGCACTACGTGTCGCAGCCGCCGAACCCGAAGGCGACGCTCGCGCTCCTCAACCGCCTGGAGGACCTGATCGGTCTGCGCATCCCGCTGGGCGAGCTGCCCGAGGACGCGCGGGCGTGGCAGCTGGGCGTGGACCAGCTGGCCGCCGAGGACAGCGAGGTCGCGGAGTACGTGCAGACGCTGGAGGAGGCGCGGGACACGGCGGAGCTGCCGGAGGCCTCGGGCGAGGCCATCGCGCGCGAGTTCGAGCGCTATCTGCGGCGGCGCGAGCCGGGCACCGGGCCCGGAGGCGGTCCCGGGGTGGCGACCGAGGGCGGCGAATCGCCGTTCCTGCGGGACACCGGGAGCGGCCGGACGAGGCCGCCGAAGCCGGAACGGCCGGAGAAGCCGGAGAAGCCGACTCCGGGACCGGGACCCGACGCGGGACCGGGACCCGACTCGGGACCGGGACCCGACTCGGCAGCGGGGTCCGGAGCGGGTCCGGACCGGGCCGACGAAGGCCCGGCGGACGAGTCGCCCGGCGAGAGCGGGGACGGCGACTCCCAGGAGTAG
- the glpK gene encoding glycerol kinase GlpK has translation MTDAHTSGPFIAAIDQGTTSSRCIVFDKDGRIVSVDQKEHEQIFPKPGWVEHDAAEIWTNVQEVVAGALAKAEITSADVKAIGITNQRETTLLWDKNTGEPVRNALVWQDTRTDALCKELGRNVGQDRFRRETGLPLASYFSGPKVRWLLDNVEGLRERAERGDILFGTMDSWVIWNLTGGVDGGHHVTDVTNASRTMLMNLHTMAWDEKILQSMEIPAEVLPEIRSSAEVYGTVKGGVLDGVPVASALGDQQAALFGQTCFAEGEAKSTYGTGTFMLMNTGDKIINSYSGLLTTVGYQIGDAKPVYALEGSIAVTGSLVQWMRDQMGLIKSAAEIETLASSVEDNGGAYFVPAFSGLFAPYWRSDARGVIAGLTRYVTKAHIARAVLEATAWQTREITDAMTKDSGVELTALKVDGGMTSNNLLMQTLSDFLDAPVVRPMVAETTCLGAAYAAGLAVGFWPDTDALRANWRRAAEWTPRMDADKRDREYKSWLKAVERTMGWIEDEE, from the coding sequence GTGACCGACGCACACACGTCCGGCCCCTTCATCGCGGCCATCGACCAGGGCACCACCTCCTCGCGCTGCATCGTCTTCGACAAGGACGGCCGGATCGTCTCGGTCGACCAGAAGGAGCACGAGCAGATCTTCCCGAAGCCGGGCTGGGTCGAGCACGACGCCGCCGAGATCTGGACCAACGTCCAGGAGGTCGTCGCCGGCGCCCTCGCCAAGGCGGAGATCACCTCGGCCGACGTCAAGGCCATCGGCATCACCAACCAGCGCGAGACCACGCTGCTCTGGGACAAGAACACCGGTGAGCCCGTCCGCAACGCCCTCGTCTGGCAGGACACCCGCACCGACGCCCTCTGCAAGGAGCTCGGCCGCAACGTCGGCCAGGACCGCTTCCGCCGCGAGACCGGCCTGCCGCTCGCCTCGTACTTCTCCGGCCCCAAGGTCCGCTGGCTCCTCGACAACGTCGAGGGCCTGCGCGAGCGCGCCGAGCGCGGCGACATCCTCTTCGGCACCATGGACTCCTGGGTCATCTGGAACCTGACCGGCGGTGTCGACGGCGGCCACCACGTCACCGACGTCACCAACGCCTCGCGCACCATGCTGATGAACCTGCACACCATGGCCTGGGACGAGAAGATCCTGCAGTCCATGGAGATCCCGGCCGAGGTGCTGCCGGAGATCCGTTCCTCCGCCGAGGTGTACGGCACGGTCAAGGGCGGCGTCCTCGACGGCGTCCCGGTCGCCTCCGCGCTCGGCGACCAGCAGGCCGCCCTGTTCGGCCAGACCTGTTTCGCCGAGGGCGAGGCCAAGTCCACGTACGGCACCGGCACCTTCATGCTGATGAACACCGGTGACAAGATCATCAACTCCTACAGCGGCCTGCTGACCACGGTCGGCTACCAGATCGGCGACGCCAAGCCGGTCTACGCCCTGGAGGGCTCGATCGCCGTCACCGGTTCGCTGGTGCAGTGGATGCGCGACCAGATGGGCCTGATCAAGTCCGCCGCAGAGATCGAGACGCTCGCGTCCTCGGTCGAGGACAACGGCGGCGCCTACTTCGTGCCGGCCTTCTCGGGCCTGTTCGCCCCCTACTGGCGCTCCGACGCCCGCGGCGTGATCGCCGGCCTCACCCGGTACGTCACCAAGGCGCACATCGCCCGTGCCGTCCTGGAGGCCACCGCCTGGCAGACCCGCGAGATCACCGACGCCATGACGAAGGACTCCGGCGTCGAGCTGACCGCGCTCAAGGTCGACGGCGGCATGACCTCCAACAACCTGCTGATGCAGACGCTCTCGGACTTCCTGGACGCGCCGGTCGTGCGTCCGATGGTCGCCGAGACGACCTGCCTCGGTGCCGCCTACGCCGCCGGCCTGGCCGTCGGCTTCTGGCCGGACACCGACGCGCTGCGCGCCAACTGGCGCCGTGCCGCGGAATGGACCCCTCGCATGGACGCCGACAAGCGTGACCGCGAGTACAAGAGCTGGCTCAAGGCCGTCGAGCGGACCATGGGCTGGATCGAGGACGAGGAGTAA
- a CDS encoding IclR family transcriptional regulator, translating into MAKNIQSLERAAAMLRLLAGGERRLGLSDIASSLGLAKGTAHGILRTLQAEGFVEQEAASGRYQLGAELLRLGNSYLDVHELRARALVWTDDLARSSGESVHLGVLHQRGVLIVHHVFRPDDSRQVLEVGAMQPLHSTALGKVLSAYDPVAHSEVLEVEREAFTPRTTTELPAFESLLDLTRAKGWAEDVEETWEGVASVAAPIHDRRRMPVGAVAVTGAVERICPGGELRPELVAAVRDCARAVSRDLGAGRF; encoded by the coding sequence ATGGCGAAGAACATCCAGTCGCTTGAACGGGCGGCGGCGATGCTGCGACTGCTCGCCGGCGGCGAGCGCCGGCTCGGCCTGTCCGACATCGCGTCCTCGCTGGGGCTCGCGAAGGGCACGGCCCACGGCATCCTGCGCACCCTCCAGGCGGAGGGCTTCGTGGAGCAGGAGGCGGCCTCGGGCCGCTACCAGCTGGGGGCCGAGCTGCTGCGGCTCGGGAACAGCTATCTGGACGTGCACGAGCTGCGGGCCCGGGCCCTCGTCTGGACGGACGACCTCGCGCGGTCGAGCGGCGAGAGCGTGCACCTGGGGGTGCTGCACCAGCGGGGCGTCCTGATCGTGCACCACGTCTTCCGGCCGGACGACAGCCGTCAGGTCCTGGAGGTGGGGGCCATGCAGCCGCTGCACTCCACCGCGCTCGGAAAGGTCCTCTCGGCCTACGACCCGGTGGCCCACAGCGAGGTGCTGGAGGTCGAGCGGGAGGCGTTCACGCCCCGGACGACCACGGAGCTGCCCGCCTTCGAGTCGCTGCTCGACCTGACGCGGGCCAAGGGCTGGGCCGAGGACGTCGAGGAGACCTGGGAGGGCGTGGCCTCGGTGGCGGCGCCGATCCACGACCGGCGGCGGATGCCGGTGGGCGCGGTGGCGGTCACGGGCGCGGTGGAGCGGATCTGCCCGGGCGGGGAGCTGCGCCCCGAGCTGGTGGCGGCGGTACGGGACTGCGCGCGCGCCGTCTCCCGGGACCTGGGCGCCGGCCGCTTCTGA
- the metH gene encoding methionine synthase: MASLPTPSADSRNRAAALREALASRVVVADGAMGTMLQAQDPTLEDFQNLEGCNEILNVTRPDIVRSVHEAYFEVGVDCVETNTFGSNHSAAGEYEIADRIFELSEAGARIAREVADEYTAKDGRQRWVLGSIGPGTKLPSLGHTTYGVLRDGYQQNAEGLLAGGSDALIVETTQDLLQTKSSLIGARRAMDALGVDVPLICSLAFETTGVMLLGSEIGAALTALEPLGIDMIGLNCSTGPAEMSEHLRYLARHSRTPLMCMPNAGLPVLTKDGAYFPLSPVEMADAQENFVRDYGLSLIGGCCGSTPEHLRQVVDRVRGVTPPERVPHPEPGAASLYQTVPFRQDTSYMAIGERTNANGSKKFREAMLEGRWDDCVEMARDQIREGAHMLDLCVDYVGRDGVADMEELAGRFATASTLPIVLDSTEVDVIQAGLEKLGGRAVINSVNYEDGDGPESRFAKVTRLAQEHGAALIALTIDEEGQARTVENKVAIAERIIDDLTGNWGIHESDILIDTLTFTICTGQEESRKDGIATIEAIRELKRRHPDVQTTLGLSNISFGLNPAARILLNSVFLDECVKAGLDSAIVHASKILPIARFDDEQVTTALDLIYDRRAEGYDPLQKLMALFEGVNTKSMKAGKTEELLALPLDERLKRRIIDGEKNGLEADLDEALAERPALDIVNETLLDGMKTVGELFGSGQMQLPFVLQSAEVMKTAVAYLEPHMEKSDAEGKGTIVLATVRGDVHDIGKNLVDIILSNNGYNVVNIGIKQPVSAILEAAEEHKADVIGMSGLLVKSTVIMKENLQELNQRELAAKYPVILGGAALTRAYVEQDLHEIYQGEVRYARDAFEGLRLMDALISVKRGVPGAALPELKQRRVVKRDTAALQVEEQEPGGRSDVATDNRVPTPPFWGTRVVKGIPLKEYASWLDEGALFKGQWGLKQNRAGDGPSYEELVETEGRPRLRGWLERLHTENLLEAAVVHGYFPCVSKGDDLIILDEAGNERTRFSFPRQRRGRRLCLADYFRPEESGETDVVGLQVVTVGSKIGEATAKLFESDSYRDYLELHGLSVQLAEALAEYWHARVRAELGFAGEDPEAVEDMFALKYRGARFSLGYGACPDLEDRAKIADLLQPERIGVHLSEEFQLHPEQSTDAIVIHHPEATYFNAR, translated from the coding sequence ATGGCCTCGTTGCCGACCCCTTCCGCTGACAGCCGGAACCGCGCCGCAGCCCTCCGTGAGGCACTCGCCAGCCGAGTCGTCGTCGCCGACGGAGCCATGGGCACCATGCTCCAGGCCCAGGACCCCACCCTCGAGGACTTCCAGAACCTCGAAGGCTGCAACGAGATCCTGAACGTGACCCGCCCCGACATCGTCCGCTCGGTCCACGAGGCGTACTTCGAGGTCGGCGTCGACTGCGTCGAGACGAACACCTTCGGCTCCAACCACTCGGCCGCCGGCGAGTACGAGATCGCCGACCGCATCTTCGAGCTCTCCGAGGCGGGCGCCCGGATCGCCCGCGAGGTCGCCGACGAGTACACCGCCAAGGACGGCCGTCAGCGCTGGGTGCTGGGCTCCATCGGCCCGGGCACCAAGCTCCCGTCGCTCGGCCACACCACGTACGGCGTCCTCCGCGACGGCTACCAGCAGAACGCCGAGGGCCTGCTCGCCGGCGGCTCCGACGCCCTGATCGTCGAGACGACCCAGGACCTGCTGCAGACCAAGTCGAGCCTCATCGGCGCGCGCCGCGCCATGGACGCCCTGGGCGTCGACGTGCCGCTCATCTGCTCGCTCGCCTTCGAGACCACGGGCGTCATGCTGCTCGGCTCGGAGATCGGCGCGGCGCTGACCGCGCTCGAACCCCTCGGCATCGACATGATCGGCCTGAACTGCTCCACCGGCCCGGCCGAGATGAGCGAGCACCTGCGCTACCTCGCCCGCCACTCGCGTACGCCGCTGATGTGCATGCCGAACGCGGGCCTGCCGGTGCTGACCAAGGACGGCGCGTACTTCCCGCTGTCCCCGGTCGAGATGGCCGACGCCCAGGAGAACTTCGTCCGCGACTACGGACTCTCGCTGATCGGCGGCTGCTGCGGTTCGACGCCCGAGCACCTGCGCCAGGTCGTCGACCGGGTGCGCGGCGTCACGCCCCCCGAGCGCGTTCCGCACCCCGAGCCCGGCGCCGCCTCGCTCTACCAGACGGTCCCCTTCCGCCAGGACACCTCGTACATGGCGATCGGCGAGCGGACGAACGCCAACGGCTCCAAGAAGTTCCGCGAGGCCATGCTGGAGGGCCGCTGGGACGACTGCGTCGAGATGGCGCGGGACCAGATCCGCGAGGGCGCGCACATGCTCGACCTGTGCGTGGACTACGTCGGCCGTGACGGCGTCGCCGACATGGAGGAGCTGGCAGGCCGCTTCGCCACCGCGTCCACCCTGCCCATCGTCCTCGACTCCACCGAGGTCGACGTCATTCAGGCCGGTCTGGAGAAGCTCGGCGGCCGCGCGGTCATCAACTCCGTCAACTACGAGGACGGCGACGGCCCCGAGTCCCGTTTCGCGAAGGTCACCCGGCTGGCGCAGGAGCACGGTGCCGCGCTCATCGCCCTCACCATCGACGAGGAGGGCCAGGCCCGTACCGTCGAGAACAAGGTCGCCATCGCCGAGCGGATCATCGACGACCTCACCGGCAACTGGGGCATCCACGAGTCGGACATCCTCATCGACACCCTGACCTTCACGATCTGCACCGGTCAGGAGGAGTCCCGCAAGGACGGCATCGCCACGATCGAGGCGATCCGCGAGCTGAAGCGGCGCCACCCGGACGTCCAGACCACGCTGGGCCTGTCGAACATCTCCTTCGGCCTCAACCCGGCCGCGCGCATCCTCCTCAACTCGGTCTTCCTCGACGAGTGCGTCAAGGCCGGTCTCGACTCGGCGATCGTGCACGCCTCGAAGATCCTGCCGATCGCCCGCTTCGACGACGAGCAGGTCACGACCGCCCTCGACCTGATCTACGACCGCCGTGCCGAGGGCTACGACCCGCTGCAGAAGCTGATGGCGCTCTTCGAAGGCGTCAACACCAAGTCGATGAAGGCCGGCAAGACCGAGGAGCTCCTCGCGCTGCCGCTCGACGAGCGGCTCAAGCGCCGGATCATCGACGGCGAGAAGAACGGCCTGGAGGCGGACCTCGACGAGGCCCTCGCCGAGCGCCCCGCCCTCGACATCGTCAACGAGACCCTCCTCGACGGCATGAAGACGGTCGGCGAGCTCTTCGGCTCGGGCCAGATGCAGCTGCCGTTCGTGCTCCAGTCCGCCGAGGTCATGAAGACGGCGGTGGCGTACCTGGAGCCGCACATGGAGAAGTCGGACGCTGAGGGGAAGGGCACCATCGTCCTCGCGACCGTCCGAGGCGACGTCCACGACATCGGCAAGAACCTCGTCGACATCATCCTCTCCAACAACGGCTACAACGTCGTCAACATCGGCATCAAGCAGCCCGTCTCCGCGATCCTGGAAGCCGCCGAGGAGCACAAGGCCGACGTCATCGGCATGTCCGGTCTCCTCGTGAAGTCCACCGTGATCATGAAGGAGAACCTGCAGGAGCTGAACCAGCGCGAGCTGGCCGCCAAGTACCCCGTGATCCTCGGCGGCGCGGCCCTCACCCGGGCCTACGTCGAGCAGGACCTCCACGAGATCTACCAGGGCGAGGTCCGGTACGCCCGCGACGCCTTCGAGGGCCTGCGCCTCATGGACGCCCTCATCTCCGTCAAGCGGGGCGTCCCCGGAGCCGCGCTGCCCGAGCTCAAGCAGCGCCGCGTCGTGAAGCGGGACACCGCGGCCCTCCAGGTCGAGGAGCAGGAGCCCGGCGGCCGTTCCGACGTGGCCACCGACAACCGGGTGCCGACCCCGCCCTTCTGGGGCACGCGGGTCGTCAAGGGCATCCCGCTCAAGGAGTACGCGTCCTGGCTCGACGAGGGCGCCCTCTTCAAGGGCCAGTGGGGCCTCAAGCAGAACCGGGCCGGGGACGGACCCTCGTACGAGGAGCTCGTCGAGACCGAGGGCCGGCCGCGGCTGCGCGGCTGGCTGGAGCGCCTCCACACGGAGAACCTCCTGGAGGCGGCCGTCGTCCACGGCTACTTCCCCTGTGTCTCCAAGGGTGACGACCTGATCATCCTGGACGAGGCCGGAAACGAGCGGACCCGCTTCTCCTTCCCGCGCCAGCGCCGGGGCCGCCGCCTCTGCCTCGCGGACTACTTCCGCCCGGAGGAGTCCGGCGAGACCGATGTCGTCGGCCTCCAGGTCGTCACCGTCGGTTCGAAGATCGGCGAGGCCACCGCGAAGCTCTTCGAGTCGGACTCCTACCGCGACTACCTGGAGCTGCACGGCCTCTCCGTCCAGCTCGCCGAGGCCCTCGCCGAGTACTGGCACGCGCGCGTCCGCGCCGAGCTGGGCTTCGCGGGCGAGGACCCGGAGGCCGTCGAGGACATGTTCGCGCTGAAGTACCGCGGCGCGCGCTTCTCCCTCGGCTACGGCGCCTGCCCCGACCTGGAGGACCGCGCGAAGATCGCGGACCTGCTGCAGCCGGAGCGGATCGGCGTGCACCTGTCGGAGGAGTTCCAGCTCCACCCCGAGCAGTCCACCGACGCCATCGTGATCCACCACCCGGAGGCGACGTACTTCAACGCTCGGTGA